One window of the Desulfotomaculum sp. genome contains the following:
- a CDS encoding B12-binding domain-containing radical SAM protein yields MKITLIEPQPPGLHFFSEIKLPRLGLTLLGAVLARLGHDVRIFVEDLAPVNMTRVLESDLVGFST; encoded by the coding sequence TGAGCCGCAACCGCCGGGTCTGCATTTCTTCAGCGAAATTAAGCTGCCCCGGTTGGGACTGACTTTGCTTGGAGCGGTGCTGGCCAGACTCGGCCATGACGTCAGGATATTTGTTGAGGATCTCGCTCCGGTAAACATGACACGGGTCCTCGAATCCGATTTGGTGGGCTTTTCCACG